aattcgaaaggttaaaaaaagaaaacaacagcagaaattaattcttaaatgtaaatttgatataatattgTATGACAATATCTCATAATCCactcaaagattttcaaaagtttttcaaCTTTCATTTCATTGGATATGTGTACCTTTCCCCCCATTAATTGAATTGAATCGTATATCTAACCACGCTTAGGGGTGTTTGAAGGCGTTTCAatagaaattttaaaagaatttaatttttttaatttttttaattttttaatttttttttgtattttaaaaattaatatatatatatatcaaaattataaattaaaaaaatttaatatatatatattattttaatatatttttttaaataaaaagtattttttaaaaagcaacctcAACTATTTTCACAAATATCATCTTGAATGTTAACAAAAATCTTATAAGAATATTAGATTGGttaatattagattgaattGATACTACAAGAAGTTCATTAGGGGATTTGGAATTATCAACAAGTCCTTGAAcgatctattaaaaaataaaacttttagttAGAATGAGAGGGCTAAAGAAGCTTTTGGGAagttaaaagaatttttatgtACAATACCAGTATTAGTTTTGCTAAATTTCAACAACAACTTTATGTTGAAAACTGATGCTTGTATAAATGAATTAGAGGCAATCTTAAGCCAAGAAGGGAGGtcattagcttttttttaacgAGGCTTTAAGTCCAAGATATCTAGGATTGTCAATTTATAAGAAAGAATATACAACTATATTGATGAAAGTTAGAAGATAGAGGCGTTACTTGAAGCATGATCTTAAAATTGACCATGAGAGTTTAAAGCATCTCTTAGAACAAAAGATTCATACTACAATACAAAGAAAAGGCTTAACTAAATTGATGGGATTCAGATATCAAAACTGTTTGATGCTGTAGACACTATAAAGATTGAGACTTTGGGGGCTCGGAGGGGGGGGATTTTGAGAATTTGAAGGCGTGGTTTTGTTAGTATTTCGaactcaatttcttttttgtatccTAGAAATTATAGATACTAAAGTAATTGAAACTTTGGGGTGTAAAGTAGGGAGAGTTGATAATTTAAAGGTTTggttttgttaattgttttggAGGATTtagatttttgcttttttcttcatttgaattTTGCTAGTCTTCCCCAAAAAAATGCAGAATGATCTACTGGAAGTTGGACGTTGTTTTCTGAGAATGAAGTTTGCATAAGGGGGTTGTGGGATTTAGAATTTTACGTTCATTCGTTTTCCTTAGAATTCGTTAGTCATAGTAGTGAGAATGGATGTTAATAAAAGGAAACTACTGTGATGAATTTAGAATCTTATGTGATGATGAGGGTTTGGGTATGGGGGTAGTGATATTTGGATTCTTCTAGTTACTTTTTGCTTGTAGGTTTATAGCGAGCTAGTAAAATAGCTTTAGTTTGTACACGTTTTGAATATTTTCTGTGAAAGTAATGTATGAATGGATACGAGGTTCTTGCAGGTGTTAGAGGGTCTTGATGCTGTGCTTGATGTTGGAGGTGTGTATGATCCAAGTCTTGACCGGTATGATCACCATCAAAAAGGATTTGGGGAAGTTTTTGGACATGGATTCTCTACCAAGCTTAGTAGTGCAGGCCTTGTTTTTAGGGTATTCCTTGATTTCAAAAGGCAAATTAATGCATGTAGTGTGGAGTTTAATAGAAGTTTGCTTACAACTCAACTGTGGTGGTTTAACTTTCTTGATTATCAATctgttttttgctttctttctttagcAATTTGGAAAGGAGATTATAGCTAAGGAGCTTCAAGTGAATGAAGGTCATCCAGATGTGCATCGCTTGTTCTTGGCTGTTTACACGAGCTTTATGGAGGTGCTAAGTTCTGCATACGTTTGAGAAATTTAGGTTTCTATCATTATTAATGTCATGGGTGGTGTTCAAAAATGGTTTTTGAGACCTTTGTTTTGTGCCCCAAAGGTTCTACTTGTGCTCTTCCCCAAAAAATCACAGGTCAAAAGATTATGTTGGATTTGTCAACAGTCTTGTAGATAACTTTGGGCATGAACATGGTATGGCTGGATGTTTAGGTTTGCAAATGATGACAAGATGAATCACACATGAACTTAGGAAGTATAATTGTCTTCTAGATAAAAGAACTGTACATGAAGCTTCAGGACTCCATGCAATGTTGGACTGGTGCTATGTGGAAAGTTGGGTTGGCTTGGTACCATTCTAATGTTGATATTGTATGAATTCAGCAGTTCTCATCTCCTGTGTCTATAGATTTATGATTGATATTGTTATGACCGTATGATTTTAAGTAGTTTTATTGCCAGCGCATTCTTGTTTTCCACAAAATTCCTGGTCTCAATCGATTGCACTGAATTACTACGCGACCAACCTGAAATGTTTCCCGATGTCTTCATATCCTTTAAGTTTTTATTCAATCTAGATGCTCGTTTCTGTTGCTCATCTTGTTTGCAGCGGTTAGGTTTGTTGTTTTCCCATTCAAGAACACCTTGTTTTACTTGTTGCAGGCAACTGATGCCATTGACAATGGAATCAATCAGTATGACATGGACCAGCCTCCAAGTTATGTGAATAGCACACATTTGTCTTCAAGAGttggaaaattaaatttggattggGCAGATCCTGATCAATCACCTAAGAAGGAGAATGAGGCCTTTGAACGAGCAATGGCTCTCGCTGGCAGTGAGTTTTTAGATGTGAGTTTTTACTTTATTGGAAGAGTTAGTTTTTCTAAACACTCTTCAATAGCCAAATCTTGTTTTGCTGCTGTTCTTTTACCTTTCCTTCATAAACATTCTAAGCTGTGGGAATAAAGGGTGCTGTATATAtgaaaggagaaggagaaggagaaggagaagagagaagtAGTTTGCATGTATGCAATAGAATAATTGGCTGCTATCTCTAGCGTTTAATTTAGGTGAACAGAATATAGAGCGGTGGGTGCTCCTAGAGTACCGGAGATGTTTCCGGTTGGAACTTGGAAGTGGTGGAATTCTTACAACCATGATTCATTTTGCCGAAAGACTTCAATCAAAAGCAACACGAACGTATATGAAGAGAAAAGGCAATTTAAAGATGGCTAAGCATACAGATCAGTTCTGTCAAAGCCATGGGTAACCTAAGCATAATTGAACAAGATAGCAGCGGCTACTACAAACCTAAGAATATTTCTATCACATTCATTCAATAAGATAGCGGCACAATGGACACGATGAATTATTTCTGAACCACGTAAGAATGCAATGGAGATGGTAGAGGTGCGAACATGGCAGCTGCAGTGCCTCCTGTTCAccggccaatatttcaaaacagaTGGGGCACTGCTCCCCTGGACCGCTGTCCAGTTTGAGTCTCTTTAATACCTGCaaagatgaaaaacaaacaCCGTCGTCGCTCCCCTTCCCCATGATTTCATCAACGTAATTCGGTATGCTGAACTCGAACGTTCCTGGATGAAACTCTTCCCACAAATCAATAATGATTTCCACAGCGACCGGCACTATGTTACGATCATGAGCACGAGCATCGTCAGCC
This genomic interval from Populus alba chromosome 1, ASM523922v2, whole genome shotgun sequence contains the following:
- the LOC118033886 gene encoding uncharacterized protein, which codes for MDTRFLQVLEGLDAVLDVGGVYDPSLDRYDHHQKGFGEVFGHGFSTKLSSAGLVFRQFGKEIIAKELQVNEGHPDVHRLFLAVYTSFMEATDAIDNGINQYDMDQPPSYVNSTHLSSRVGKLNLDWADPDQSPKKENEAFERAMALAGSEFLDEKEKEKEKREVVCMYAIE